In Flavobacterium endoglycinae, one DNA window encodes the following:
- a CDS encoding aminotransferase class IV → MINFNGNTVQEENLLTQNRAFLYGDGVFETVKIINNKILFLEDHYFRLMASMRIVRMEIPMNFTMEYFEEQVLNLVQAKVITASARARITVFRNDGGLYLPKTNEISYLIHATPLENTSYVLNTDEYEVDLYKDFYVAKQLLSSIKTTNKIINVTGSIFARENGLANCLLINDSKNVIEGLQGNLFMLLGKKLITPPVSEGCLNGIMRKQILALAKKVEGIEVLEEIISPFDLQKADELFLTNVITGIQPITKYRKKEFTSNLAHLLVQKLNESISEN, encoded by the coding sequence ATGATTAATTTTAACGGAAACACAGTACAAGAAGAAAATTTATTAACTCAAAATCGTGCCTTTTTATATGGTGATGGCGTTTTTGAAACCGTAAAAATAATCAACAACAAAATTTTGTTCCTCGAAGATCATTATTTCCGATTAATGGCTTCGATGCGTATCGTAAGAATGGAAATTCCAATGAACTTTACCATGGAATATTTTGAAGAACAGGTTTTAAATCTAGTTCAGGCAAAAGTTATAACGGCATCTGCAAGAGCAAGAATAACTGTTTTTAGAAATGATGGAGGGTTGTATCTGCCAAAAACAAATGAAATCTCATATTTGATTCATGCGACACCTTTAGAAAATACTTCTTACGTTCTAAATACTGATGAATACGAAGTAGATTTATATAAAGATTTCTATGTAGCAAAACAATTATTATCGTCAATTAAAACGACGAATAAAATAATTAACGTTACTGGAAGTATTTTTGCTCGCGAAAACGGTTTGGCAAACTGTCTTTTGATAAACGATTCCAAAAATGTTATCGAAGGATTGCAAGGAAACCTTTTTATGCTTTTAGGTAAAAAACTAATTACTCCACCTGTATCTGAAGGCTGCTTAAATGGGATTATGCGCAAACAGATTTTAGCCTTAGCCAAAAAAGTTGAAGGCATAGAAGTGCTGGAAGAAATAATTTCTCCTTTTGATCTTCAAAAAGCCGATGAATTATTTTTGACGAATGTAATCACGGGAATACAGCCGATAACCAAATATCGAAAAAAAGAATTTACAAGTAATCTGGCTCATTTATTGGTGCAGAAGCTTAATGAATCCATATCTGAAAATTAA
- a CDS encoding YqgE/AlgH family protein — protein MISEKLKKGHLLIAEPSIIGDLSFNRSVILLADHNKEGSIGFIINKPLKYTIHDLIPEIDANFKIYNGGPVEQDNLYFIHNIPELIPNSVEISNGIYWGGDFESTKDLINNGSINKNNIRFFLGYTGWDENQLENEMQGNSWIIADNSYKNKIIGKSTTHFWKEQIIELGGDYLIWSNAPENPYLN, from the coding sequence ATGATTTCAGAAAAATTAAAAAAAGGACACCTGCTTATTGCCGAGCCTTCGATAATTGGAGATTTATCTTTTAACAGATCGGTAATTTTATTAGCAGACCATAACAAAGAAGGATCAATTGGATTTATCATTAACAAACCGTTGAAATACACGATTCATGATTTGATTCCAGAAATTGATGCCAACTTCAAAATATATAACGGAGGACCAGTTGAACAAGATAACCTGTACTTCATTCACAATATTCCAGAGCTTATCCCAAATAGTGTGGAAATCTCTAACGGAATTTATTGGGGAGGTGATTTTGAATCAACCAAAGACTTAATTAACAACGGATCGATCAATAAGAACAATATTCGTTTTTTCTTAGGTTATACCGGTTGGGATGAAAATCAGCTCGAAAATGAAATGCAGGGCAATTCCTGGATCATTGCCGATAACAGCTACAAAAATAAAATTATCGGAAAATCGACTACTCATTTTTGGAAAGAGCAGATTATTGAACTTGGCGGAGATTACCTTATTTGGTCAAATGCACCAGAAAATCCGTATCTGAATTAA
- a CDS encoding HU family DNA-binding protein, with the protein MNKSELIDAIAADAGITKAAAKLALESFLGNVGTTLKKGGRISLVGFGSWSVSARAARDGRNPQTGKTIKIAAKNVVKFKAGAELESAVN; encoded by the coding sequence ATGAACAAATCAGAATTAATCGATGCTATCGCTGCTGATGCAGGAATCACAAAAGCTGCGGCAAAATTAGCTTTAGAGTCATTTTTAGGAAATGTAGGAACTACTTTGAAAAAAGGTGGAAGAATTTCATTAGTAGGTTTCGGATCTTGGTCAGTATCTGCGAGAGCTGCTAGAGACGGTAGAAATCCTCAAACAGGAAAAACTATCAAAATTGCTGCTAAAAATGTGGTAAAATTCAAAGCTGGAGCTGAATTAGAAAGTGCAGTGAACTAA
- the fmt gene encoding methionyl-tRNA formyltransferase encodes MEKLRIIFMGTPEFAVGILDTILKNNYEVVGVITAADKPAGRGQKIKYSAVKEYALANNLPLLQPTNLKDESFLAELKALNANLQIVVAFRMLPKVVWEMPSLGTFNLHASLLPDYRGAAPINWAIINGETKTGVTTFFIDDKIDTGAMILNSEIAIEPQENAGQLHDRLMNLGSTTVIDTLKVIENGNVKTTIQEDHDDIKTAYKLNKENCKINWTKSGNEINNLIRGLSPYPAAWCFLKDKNEELNIKIYEANLVSGQHSYEIGKLISSKKEIKIAIKDGFIELLSLQLPGKKRMQVSELLNGITFSDDAKLY; translated from the coding sequence ATGGAAAAATTACGAATTATATTCATGGGAACTCCAGAGTTTGCTGTTGGCATTCTGGATACCATTCTGAAAAACAATTATGAAGTTGTGGGCGTTATTACTGCTGCAGATAAACCTGCAGGACGCGGACAAAAAATAAAATATTCTGCCGTAAAGGAATACGCTCTGGCAAATAATCTTCCTTTATTACAGCCGACCAATTTAAAAGATGAGAGTTTTTTAGCCGAATTAAAAGCCCTGAATGCTAACCTGCAAATTGTAGTTGCTTTTAGAATGCTCCCTAAAGTAGTTTGGGAAATGCCAAGTCTGGGAACTTTCAACCTTCACGCTTCACTTCTTCCTGATTATCGTGGTGCAGCACCAATTAACTGGGCAATTATCAACGGCGAGACCAAAACTGGAGTTACAACTTTCTTTATCGACGATAAAATCGATACGGGTGCGATGATTTTAAATTCGGAAATTGCGATTGAACCGCAGGAAAATGCAGGACAACTGCACGACCGATTAATGAATTTGGGAAGCACGACTGTAATCGACACTTTAAAAGTAATTGAAAACGGAAATGTCAAAACTACGATTCAAGAAGATCATGATGACATTAAAACAGCTTACAAATTAAACAAGGAAAACTGCAAAATTAATTGGACAAAATCTGGCAACGAAATCAATAATTTAATCCGCGGTTTAAGTCCGTATCCTGCCGCATGGTGTTTTTTAAAGGATAAAAATGAAGAACTAAATATTAAAATATACGAAGCCAATCTGGTATCTGGCCAGCATTCTTACGAAATTGGAAAATTAATAAGTAGTAAAAAAGAGATTAAGATTGCAATAAAAGATGGGTTTATCGAGTTATTAAGCCTACAATTACCAGGAAAGAAGAGAATGCAGGTGTCAGAATTATTAAATGGCATTACTTTTTCTGATGACGCAAAGTTGTATTAA
- a CDS encoding RecQ family ATP-dependent DNA helicase, protein MQDAQEILLKYWKHESFRPLQKEIIDSVLEGQDTFALLPTGGGKSICFQVPAMMREGICLVISPLIALMKDQVANLQKRDIKAIALTGGIHTEEIINLLDNCQFGNYKFLYLSPERLQSDWILERIKNLPINLIAIDEAHCVSQWGHDFRPAYLKISELKKYFPKIPFLALTATATPRVVEDIKTELGLKDTKLFQQSFERKNIAYMVFEVEDKLYRVEQILKKNPQPSIIYVRNRKSCLNMSTQLQSLGFRATYYHGGLSAQEKDKNMQLWMSEQAQVIVATNAFGMGIDKDNVKTVIHTQLPENLENYYQESGRAGRNGEKSFSILLFNNSDANQTEQQFLSVLPDKKFLKTMYVKLCNYFQIAYGEGIDESYSFKMNHFCNKYDFPTLKTYNALQFLNQQGIITMSQEFSEKVTMQFLIESKEVIRYMSLNSNDEEIILAILRTYPGIHEMKTAINLPLIAKKSNHTEAQVTAVLEKLKEKDIIEYKSKNNDATILFNEVREDDLTINRVSKYLEKQNKLKRDQLSSVLYYIKEDKTCKNRLVLDYFGEKADSNCGVCSYCITQKGKITEADSIADKILHLLKATALTSREIQNQIKLDTKDVLSVLQELLENNHVVILSNNKYTLKT, encoded by the coding sequence ATGCAGGATGCACAAGAGATTCTTTTAAAATACTGGAAACACGAAAGTTTCCGACCATTGCAAAAGGAAATTATTGATTCGGTTTTAGAAGGTCAGGACACTTTTGCGCTACTTCCAACCGGCGGAGGAAAATCAATTTGTTTTCAGGTTCCAGCCATGATGCGTGAAGGAATCTGCCTTGTAATCTCACCTTTAATTGCGCTGATGAAAGATCAGGTAGCAAATCTGCAAAAAAGAGACATTAAAGCTATCGCTCTTACTGGAGGAATTCATACCGAAGAAATTATTAATCTTCTCGACAACTGCCAATTCGGGAATTACAAATTCCTCTACCTTTCACCTGAACGCCTGCAATCGGATTGGATTTTAGAACGAATCAAAAATCTTCCTATCAATTTAATTGCTATTGATGAGGCGCACTGCGTTTCGCAATGGGGACACGATTTCAGACCGGCTTATTTAAAAATTTCAGAATTAAAAAAATACTTCCCTAAAATTCCATTTTTAGCTTTAACTGCGACAGCAACTCCAAGAGTCGTTGAAGACATTAAAACAGAACTCGGACTAAAAGACACCAAACTTTTTCAGCAGTCTTTTGAAAGAAAGAATATTGCTTACATGGTTTTCGAAGTCGAAGATAAATTATACCGTGTTGAGCAGATTTTGAAGAAAAACCCACAGCCTTCTATCATATATGTCCGCAATAGAAAATCCTGCCTTAATATGTCAACCCAATTACAGTCGCTGGGTTTTAGAGCAACGTACTATCACGGCGGACTTTCGGCTCAGGAAAAAGACAAAAACATGCAGTTGTGGATGTCGGAACAGGCACAAGTTATTGTGGCTACGAATGCATTTGGAATGGGAATTGACAAAGACAATGTCAAAACGGTTATTCATACTCAATTACCTGAAAACTTAGAAAATTATTATCAGGAATCTGGACGTGCGGGGCGAAATGGAGAAAAATCTTTTTCAATTTTGCTTTTTAATAATTCAGACGCCAATCAAACCGAACAGCAATTTTTAAGTGTTCTTCCTGATAAAAAATTTCTGAAAACTATGTACGTCAAACTTTGCAATTATTTTCAGATTGCCTATGGCGAAGGCATAGACGAATCGTACTCGTTTAAAATGAATCATTTTTGTAATAAATATGATTTTCCGACTTTAAAAACGTATAATGCACTTCAGTTTCTGAACCAGCAGGGAATCATTACAATGTCTCAGGAATTTTCTGAAAAAGTAACGATGCAGTTTTTAATCGAATCAAAAGAAGTCATTCGATATATGAGTTTGAATTCTAATGATGAAGAAATTATTCTGGCGATTTTAAGAACATATCCAGGAATTCATGAAATGAAAACGGCTATTAATCTGCCTTTGATCGCAAAAAAATCAAATCACACAGAAGCTCAGGTCACAGCAGTCCTAGAAAAACTCAAAGAAAAAGACATCATCGAATACAAATCTAAGAACAATGACGCGACTATTTTATTTAATGAAGTCCGTGAAGATGACTTGACCATAAACCGAGTTTCTAAATATCTTGAAAAACAGAACAAACTGAAAAGAGATCAGCTTTCGTCTGTTCTTTATTATATAAAAGAAGACAAGACCTGTAAAAACAGATTGGTTTTAGATTATTTTGGAGAAAAAGCCGATTCGAACTGCGGCGTCTGCTCCTACTGCATTACCCAGAAAGGAAAAATCACCGAAGCCGATTCGATTGCTGATAAAATCCTCCATTTATTAAAAGCAACTGCCTTAACTTCGCGCGAAATTCAAAATCAGATAAAATTAGATACTAAAGATGTTCTTTCGGTTCTTCAGGAATTATTAGAAAACAATCATGTGGTTATTTTATCCAATAATAAATACACTTTAAAAACCTAA
- a CDS encoding AAA family ATPase: MQKQIIVLLGGPGTGKSTLINELVARGYCCYPEISREVTLEAQKRGIEQLFLEQPLLFSEMLLEGRVEQFKNAKEETDNVVFIDRGIPDVVAYMDYIGDEYPEHFTKACEDYKYSKTFILPPWEEIYQSDKERYENFEQALEIQKYLIETYKKYGYDLIEVPKDTVENRILYILDKI; this comes from the coding sequence GTGCAAAAACAAATCATAGTACTCCTTGGCGGGCCTGGTACAGGAAAATCTACACTTATAAACGAATTAGTAGCTCGAGGTTATTGCTGCTACCCAGAAATTTCTAGAGAAGTTACACTCGAAGCTCAAAAAAGAGGTATCGAACAATTATTCTTGGAACAGCCTTTATTATTTAGCGAAATGCTGCTTGAAGGTCGTGTTGAGCAGTTTAAAAATGCCAAAGAAGAAACTGACAATGTCGTATTTATTGATCGAGGAATCCCAGATGTTGTCGCTTATATGGATTATATTGGCGATGAATATCCAGAGCATTTCACAAAAGCTTGTGAGGATTACAAATATTCTAAAACTTTTATTTTACCGCCTTGGGAAGAAATTTATCAAAGTGACAAAGAGCGTTATGAAAATTTCGAACAGGCATTGGAAATTCAGAAATATCTAATCGAAACTTATAAAAAATACGGTTACGATTTAATTGAAGTCCCGAAAGATACGGTTGAAAACAGAATTCTTTATATCTTAGACAAAATTTAG
- a CDS encoding alpha/beta hydrolase family protein, with amino-acid sequence MKKIFFLLLVIISLNSAKAQEVKTLTYFQNDTLKLDLDLYLPKKKAGEKIPLIMFAFGGGFSGGERTSEKEFGLFMARNGYAVASISYSLYMKGKDFGCKGILTEKIKAIQIGVSDMWQATGYLIENADKYNLDTSKIFISGISAGAEIGFHASFWDYKLMNLYKSNIPENFRYKGLIGGSGAIQDINLITKEKAIPMLLAHGNNDDTVPYSAGSHRSCPTNASGWLILFGSYAVYNQMNDLHKDVELITFCGGGHEFSGYLFHHGQQYVLDFVNDVLNGKKFQSHLIFPSNKKGKDSGKYLFCE; translated from the coding sequence ATGAAAAAAATCTTTTTTTTACTTCTCGTTATTATTTCATTAAATTCCGCAAAAGCGCAAGAAGTCAAAACCCTAACTTACTTCCAAAACGACACTTTAAAGCTAGATTTAGATTTATATCTGCCGAAGAAAAAGGCTGGTGAAAAAATTCCGTTGATCATGTTTGCTTTTGGCGGCGGATTTTCGGGTGGAGAACGCACAAGCGAAAAAGAGTTTGGTTTGTTCATGGCCAGAAACGGATATGCCGTTGCCAGTATTTCATACAGTTTATACATGAAAGGAAAAGATTTTGGCTGTAAAGGAATTTTAACCGAAAAAATAAAAGCAATTCAAATTGGCGTAAGCGATATGTGGCAGGCAACCGGATATCTAATTGAGAACGCTGACAAATACAATCTTGATACTTCAAAAATATTCATTTCGGGAATCAGCGCTGGCGCCGAAATTGGCTTTCATGCTTCTTTCTGGGATTATAAATTAATGAATTTATACAAAAGCAATATCCCCGAAAATTTCAGATACAAAGGTCTTATTGGAGGTTCAGGAGCGATTCAGGACATTAATTTAATCACAAAAGAAAAAGCAATTCCGATGTTGTTGGCGCACGGAAATAATGATGACACTGTTCCATACAGCGCAGGCTCGCATCGTTCGTGCCCTACAAATGCTTCGGGCTGGCTGATTCTTTTCGGTTCGTATGCCGTTTACAATCAAATGAATGATTTACATAAAGATGTCGAACTGATTACTTTCTGCGGAGGTGGCCATGAATTCTCTGGCTATCTTTTCCATCACGGACAGCAATATGTTCTGGATTTTGTAAATGATGTTTTAAACGGTAAAAAGTTTCAATCGCATTTAATTTTTCCTTCTAATAAAAAAGGGAAGGATTCTGGAAAGTATTTGTTTTGTGAATAA
- a CDS encoding DUF493 family protein, translating to MENDNEKNTAEFYERLKLELDNANTWPAEYLYKFIVPSVADNVERVEKAFDRMGAVIKTTKSKTGKFTSVSVDVTMHSSDDVISKYKEVSTIEGIVSL from the coding sequence ATGGAGAACGATAACGAAAAAAATACAGCCGAATTTTACGAAAGATTAAAATTAGAGCTTGATAACGCAAACACCTGGCCAGCAGAATATTTGTATAAATTCATTGTGCCATCTGTTGCCGACAATGTAGAGAGAGTGGAAAAAGCTTTTGACAGAATGGGAGCGGTGATTAAAACAACAAAATCAAAAACCGGTAAATTTACAAGCGTTTCTGTAGATGTTACAATGCACAGCTCAGACGATGTGATTAGCAAATACAAAGAAGTTTCTACTATTGAAGGTATAGTTTCATTATAA
- a CDS encoding DUF4290 domain-containing protein, with protein sequence MIEKYKREAASDVVYNLEYNSERQRLIIPEYGRHLQKLIDQATVIEDDETRNKAAKYIIQVMGSLNPHLRDVPDFQHKLWDQLFIMSDFKLNVESPYPIPSRDVLQLKPETLQYPQNFPKYRFYGNNIKYMIDVANKWEEGEMKNALVMVIANHMKKSFLSWNKDTVKDDVIFEHLYELSGGKINLLHSTEELLNTTDLMRTNKRVSNKTASGGQTKPQNNKNNKGGQKKNFQKKQ encoded by the coding sequence ATGATCGAAAAATATAAAAGAGAAGCCGCAAGTGACGTTGTTTACAATTTAGAATACAATTCTGAAAGACAACGTTTGATAATTCCTGAATATGGTCGTCATTTACAAAAATTGATCGATCAGGCTACTGTAATTGAAGATGATGAAACGCGCAATAAAGCTGCAAAATACATCATTCAGGTTATGGGAAGCTTAAATCCGCATTTGCGTGACGTTCCAGATTTTCAACATAAATTATGGGATCAGCTTTTTATAATGTCTGATTTTAAATTGAATGTTGAATCTCCATATCCAATTCCGTCAAGAGATGTATTGCAGTTAAAACCAGAGACTTTACAATATCCGCAGAATTTTCCAAAATACAGATTTTATGGTAACAATATCAAATACATGATTGATGTTGCCAATAAATGGGAGGAAGGTGAAATGAAAAATGCATTGGTAATGGTCATTGCCAATCATATGAAAAAATCTTTCCTAAGCTGGAATAAAGACACCGTAAAAGATGATGTGATTTTTGAACACTTATACGAATTGTCTGGAGGAAAAATCAACTTGCTGCACAGTACAGAAGAGCTTTTAAATACGACAGATTTAATGCGTACTAACAAACGTGTGTCAAATAAAACAGCTTCTGGCGGACAAACAAAACCGCAGAATAATAAAAACAATAAAGGCGGCCAAAAAAAGAATTTTCAAAAAAAACAATAA
- the murA gene encoding UDP-N-acetylglucosamine 1-carboxyvinyltransferase translates to MGIFKIEGGTPLKGEITPQGAKNEALQILCAVLLTGEKVKINNIPDIIDINKLITLLGNLGVKIQRNEPGSITFQADEVNVGYLETEAFKKEGGALRGSIMIVGPLLARFGKGYIPKPGGDKIGRRRLDTHFEGFINLGAKFRYNREDHFYGVETPEEGLQGTDMLLDEASVTGTANIVMAAVLAKGRTTVYNAACEPYLQQLCKMLNSMGAKITGVGSNLLTIEGVETLGGCEHTILPDMIEIGSWIGLAAMTKSEITIKNVSWENLGLIPNTFRKLGITIEKRNDDIYIPAHKDGYEVKTDIDGSILTIADAPWPGFTPDLLSIVLVVATQAKGDVLIHQKMFESRLFFVDKLIDMGAKIMLCDPHRAVVMGHNFESQLKATTMSSPDIRAGISLLIAALSAKGTSTIQNIEQIDRGYERIDERLRAIGAKIVRA, encoded by the coding sequence ATGGGAATTTTTAAAATCGAAGGAGGGACACCTTTAAAAGGAGAAATTACTCCACAAGGAGCAAAAAATGAGGCGTTACAAATTTTATGTGCCGTGCTGCTGACAGGAGAGAAAGTAAAAATTAATAACATTCCTGATATTATAGACATCAATAAATTAATCACTTTATTGGGTAATTTAGGGGTTAAAATTCAACGTAATGAGCCGGGATCAATTACATTTCAGGCAGATGAAGTTAATGTTGGATATTTAGAAACCGAAGCTTTCAAAAAAGAAGGAGGAGCACTTCGCGGTTCTATTATGATTGTTGGACCGCTTTTGGCTCGTTTTGGAAAAGGGTATATCCCAAAACCAGGAGGAGATAAAATTGGACGTCGTAGATTAGATACTCACTTTGAAGGGTTTATTAACCTTGGAGCAAAATTTAGATATAACAGAGAAGATCACTTTTATGGAGTTGAAACTCCTGAGGAAGGTCTTCAAGGAACAGATATGCTTTTAGATGAAGCATCTGTAACTGGAACAGCAAACATTGTAATGGCGGCTGTTTTGGCTAAAGGAAGAACTACCGTTTACAACGCTGCCTGCGAACCATATTTACAACAATTGTGTAAAATGTTAAACTCTATGGGTGCTAAAATTACTGGAGTTGGTTCTAACTTATTGACAATTGAAGGTGTTGAAACTCTTGGAGGATGCGAGCACACGATTCTTCCAGATATGATCGAAATTGGTTCTTGGATTGGTCTTGCGGCTATGACAAAAAGCGAAATTACAATCAAAAATGTTAGCTGGGAGAATTTAGGTTTAATTCCGAACACTTTTAGAAAATTAGGTATTACAATCGAGAAACGTAATGATGATATTTACATTCCAGCTCATAAAGATGGATATGAAGTAAAAACAGATATCGATGGTTCTATCTTAACTATTGCCGATGCGCCTTGGCCAGGATTTACACCTGACTTATTAAGTATTGTTTTGGTTGTGGCAACGCAGGCAAAAGGAGATGTTTTAATTCACCAAAAAATGTTCGAAAGCCGTTTATTCTTCGTGGATAAATTAATCGATATGGGAGCAAAAATTATGTTATGTGACCCGCACAGAGCTGTGGTAATGGGGCATAATTTCGAATCTCAATTAAAAGCAACAACAATGTCTTCTCCTGATATTCGTGCAGGGATTTCATTATTAATTGCCGCGCTTTCTGCAAAAGGAACAAGTACAATCCAAAATATCGAGCAAATCGATCGTGGATACGAGCGTATCGATGAGCGCTTAAGAGCAATTGGCGCTAAAATCGTAAGAGCTTAA
- a CDS encoding cation diffusion facilitator family transporter, protein MTNEQKAIKATIFSIVGNTCLALVKGLAGFFGNSYALIADAIESTTDIFSSFLVLFGIKYSNKPADENHPYGHGRAEPLITFLVVGFLITSATIIGYESIANIGTSHELPKSWTLYVLGAIIIWKEYSFRLVMKRSRQTNSSSLAADAWHHRSDAITSVAAFIGITVALVMGKGYESADDWAALFAAFFILYNSYKIFRPALGEIMDENLNDDLVEEIRVVSLKVPGILGTEKCYIRKAGMRYHVDLHAIVSAKISVKEGHDLSHKLQDKLKEEIPQLGHVLIHIEPDDYHC, encoded by the coding sequence ATGACAAACGAACAAAAAGCTATAAAAGCTACTATCTTTAGTATAGTTGGAAATACCTGCTTGGCCCTTGTAAAAGGTCTTGCAGGTTTTTTTGGCAATTCATATGCCTTGATTGCAGATGCGATCGAATCAACTACAGATATATTTTCGTCATTTTTGGTTTTATTCGGAATTAAATATTCGAATAAACCGGCAGATGAAAATCATCCTTATGGACACGGACGTGCAGAACCGCTGATTACGTTTTTGGTAGTTGGATTTTTAATTACTTCGGCAACTATTATTGGTTACGAAAGTATTGCGAATATTGGAACTTCACATGAGTTGCCTAAATCTTGGACATTATATGTTTTAGGTGCTATTATTATCTGGAAAGAATATTCGTTCCGATTGGTAATGAAACGAAGCCGACAAACAAACAGTAGTTCTTTAGCTGCTGATGCCTGGCATCATCGCAGCGATGCTATAACTTCGGTAGCCGCATTTATCGGTATTACGGTTGCCTTGGTTATGGGAAAAGGCTATGAATCTGCAGATGACTGGGCAGCGCTTTTTGCGGCATTTTTCATTTTGTATAATAGTTATAAAATTTTCAGACCGGCGCTTGGTGAAATCATGGATGAAAATCTTAATGATGATTTAGTAGAAGAAATTCGTGTTGTTTCTTTGAAAGTTCCGGGAATTCTTGGAACTGAAAAATGTTACATCCGAAAAGCCGGAATGCGTTATCATGTCGATCTTCATGCTATTGTTTCGGCAAAAATTTCTGTAAAAGAAGGGCACGATCTTTCGCATAAACTTCAAGATAAATTAAAAGAAGAAATTCCCCAATTGGGTCATGTTTTGATTCATATTGAACCAGATGATTATCATTGTTAG